In Leptospira bouyouniensis, the following proteins share a genomic window:
- a CDS encoding argininosuccinate synthase codes for MKEKPAPQKIVLAYSGGLDTSVILAWLKDTYGCEVIAFCADVGQKEELTGLEEKGKNTGASKVYIQDLRLEFARDFIFPAIRGNAIYEMRYLLGTSLARPLIAKAMAEVAKKEGADAFSHGATGKGNDQVRFELTFKALSPNLQIIAPWRTWNFGGRADLIEYAKKKGIPVPVTAAKPYSMDRNLMHLSFEGGILEDPYNEPKEDMFILTVSPEKAPDKPTYLELDFENGDCVAIDGKKMNPLEVMETLNDLGGKNGVGRVDIVENRLVGIKSRGVYETPGGTILHIAHRDLESITLDRDTQHKKDELSQEFARYIYNGQWYSNQMNALRAYMDYTQKYVNGTVRIKLYKGNCTVVGRKSNKSLYNAGLSTFEKEELYNQYDAEGFINLYGLPMKEWARVNH; via the coding sequence ATGAAAGAGAAACCTGCTCCCCAAAAAATCGTTCTCGCTTACTCAGGTGGACTCGACACCTCGGTCATCCTTGCTTGGTTGAAAGATACCTATGGATGTGAAGTTATCGCTTTCTGTGCCGACGTAGGCCAAAAAGAAGAATTAACTGGCCTTGAAGAAAAAGGAAAAAATACAGGGGCTTCCAAAGTTTACATCCAAGACTTACGTTTGGAATTTGCTCGCGATTTTATCTTCCCTGCAATTCGCGGAAATGCGATTTACGAAATGCGATACTTACTCGGAACTTCTCTTGCAAGGCCTCTCATTGCAAAAGCAATGGCCGAGGTTGCCAAAAAAGAAGGAGCGGATGCATTCTCTCATGGCGCCACTGGAAAAGGAAACGACCAAGTACGTTTCGAACTCACATTCAAAGCTCTTTCGCCTAACTTACAAATCATTGCTCCATGGAGAACATGGAATTTTGGCGGCCGAGCTGACCTGATTGAATATGCCAAGAAAAAAGGAATCCCTGTCCCTGTAACAGCCGCTAAACCTTATAGTATGGACAGAAACCTAATGCACCTTTCCTTTGAAGGTGGAATTTTGGAAGATCCATACAACGAACCAAAAGAAGATATGTTTATCCTCACCGTGTCTCCAGAAAAAGCACCTGACAAACCAACCTATTTGGAATTGGATTTTGAAAATGGAGACTGTGTTGCCATCGATGGAAAAAAAATGAACCCTCTTGAAGTGATGGAAACCTTAAATGATTTGGGTGGAAAAAATGGAGTGGGTCGTGTGGATATCGTAGAAAACAGACTTGTTGGTATCAAGTCTCGAGGAGTTTATGAAACACCCGGTGGAACCATCCTACACATTGCACACCGAGACTTAGAGTCTATCACTCTCGACCGAGATACCCAACACAAAAAAGACGAACTTTCGCAAGAGTTTGCTCGTTATATTTACAATGGCCAATGGTATTCCAATCAAATGAATGCCCTTCGTGCTTATATGGATTACACACAAAAATATGTAAATGGAACGGTTCGTATTAAATTATACAAAGGAAACTGCACTGTTGTAGGTAGAAAATCCAACAAATCATTGTACAACGCTGGACTTTCCACTTTTGAAAAAGAAGAATTGTATAACCAATATGATGCCGAAGGTTTTATCAATTTGTATGGCCTTCCGATGAAAGAATGGGCAAGGGTGAACCATTAA
- the rlmD gene encoding 23S rRNA (uracil(1939)-C(5))-methyltransferase RlmD, which produces MTTTKPNNSICTHFGTCGGCNYLDIDYTKELRKKEQNIKELFKAYRHVEFKTIVPSPSPEYYRHKIQLPFGRRNVGNKTLLTLGLFNKEASFVLDQTECQIQDPGLTEVALAVKQWARREGLLPYNEKSKRGMMKYLVARKSISTGEIILGIVTAKEDLPHAKDASKRLHTAIQNRIGKTGKFGKLVGIIHNINTKHTTMALGREEHLLWGRPYIHEHFGKHKFRVGLSTFLQVNPIQTPSLYNLVLDEIEKDSRVIDAYSGIGTISFWIANQSKEVLGIEENPNSHRTALESLKYNKVHNVRFRKGRVAEVLPTLYGKNYDTIVLDPPRTGLGQEVIETILGMGFKKIVYVSCDPLSLREDSILLTKQYFLNSLQPVDMFPRTDHVETVAVFRNKNLT; this is translated from the coding sequence ATGACAACAACAAAACCTAACAATTCGATCTGCACTCATTTTGGAACTTGTGGAGGATGTAATTATCTCGATATCGATTACACAAAAGAACTTCGTAAAAAAGAACAAAACATCAAAGAGCTGTTTAAGGCATATCGTCACGTAGAATTTAAAACCATTGTTCCAAGCCCATCTCCTGAATACTACCGTCACAAAATCCAACTTCCTTTTGGCCGACGAAATGTAGGAAATAAAACCTTACTTACACTTGGACTTTTTAATAAAGAAGCTTCCTTTGTCCTCGACCAAACAGAATGCCAAATCCAGGATCCTGGACTCACAGAAGTTGCACTTGCCGTCAAACAATGGGCTAGACGAGAAGGACTATTACCTTATAATGAAAAATCCAAACGAGGTATGATGAAGTATCTTGTGGCTAGGAAATCAATTTCCACTGGGGAAATCATTTTAGGAATTGTTACCGCAAAAGAAGACCTTCCCCATGCAAAGGATGCTTCCAAAAGACTACATACAGCTATCCAAAATCGAATTGGAAAAACTGGAAAATTTGGAAAACTTGTGGGTATCATTCACAACATCAATACCAAACACACAACCATGGCACTTGGTCGCGAAGAACATCTGTTATGGGGTAGACCCTACATCCACGAACATTTTGGAAAACATAAATTCCGAGTCGGACTTTCCACCTTTTTGCAGGTAAACCCCATTCAAACTCCTAGTTTGTACAATTTGGTATTAGATGAAATCGAGAAGGATTCACGTGTAATCGATGCCTATTCAGGAATCGGAACAATTTCCTTTTGGATCGCAAACCAAAGTAAAGAAGTACTTGGGATCGAAGAAAATCCAAATTCTCACAGAACAGCTCTCGAATCTTTAAAATACAATAAAGTACATAATGTTCGGTTTCGAAAAGGTAGAGTGGCAGAAGTTTTACCAACTTTATATGGAAAAAATTACGACACCATTGTTCTCGATCCTCCACGAACTGGTCTCGGACAAGAAGTGATCGAAACCATCCTAGGAATGGGTTTCAAAAAAATAGTGTATGTCTCATGTGATCCATTGAGTCTCAGGGAAGATTCCATTTTACTCACAAAACAGTATTTTTTAAATTCCTTACAACCAGTTGATATGTTCCCAAGAACTGACCATGTGGAAACTGTTGCAGTTTTTAGAAACAAAAATCTCACATAA
- a CDS encoding nitrilase-related carbon-nitrogen hydrolase, translating into MRFFVSFSVFLSIGILTLHCKKQPLETSILSVNLPKPNLYLQIEGKGKRGTVVGIEPYLNKYSYATEESFYASVREYFQKAKDNENIFVDRTIIVLPEYIGTWLVVTAEDKSIFEKETITEAMEELVKQNIGSFLWHYVFSPSYSSDHLKETLFRMKAWQMTDRYQSIFSRLAREYRVAIVAGSIVLPHPKVVEGKITPTDGPLENVSFYFHPDGRVDDQIVRKLFPIAEEKQFLSEGKLNQNPTYRTALGKLYTMVCADSWFPEVYQELTKTEAEILVVPSFVAPKDVWSEKWNGYNGYANPKDINLKDIGTITEKLAWKKYAMNGRLKNPNVKLGINVFFRGEIWDMTASGDAFLQFLGKPVNNLVKEEKNQGRLYVFYL; encoded by the coding sequence ATGCGTTTTTTTGTCTCTTTTTCTGTTTTTCTAAGCATTGGGATTTTGACACTCCATTGCAAAAAACAACCCCTAGAAACTTCGATTCTTTCAGTGAATCTTCCCAAACCAAATCTCTACTTGCAGATTGAAGGGAAAGGTAAACGAGGCACAGTCGTTGGCATCGAACCCTATCTGAACAAATACAGTTATGCCACTGAAGAAAGTTTTTATGCAAGTGTAAGAGAATACTTCCAAAAAGCAAAAGACAATGAAAACATCTTTGTAGACCGAACCATCATTGTATTGCCTGAATACATCGGAACTTGGTTAGTTGTGACAGCAGAAGACAAATCCATTTTTGAGAAGGAAACTATCACCGAAGCTATGGAAGAATTGGTGAAACAAAACATTGGTTCCTTCCTATGGCATTATGTTTTTAGTCCTTCCTATTCTTCTGATCACTTAAAAGAAACACTCTTCCGTATGAAGGCGTGGCAAATGACGGATCGTTACCAGTCGATTTTTTCACGTTTGGCTCGTGAATACCGAGTTGCGATTGTGGCGGGGTCAATTGTTTTGCCACACCCAAAAGTAGTAGAAGGAAAGATCACACCAACGGATGGTCCACTTGAAAATGTGAGTTTTTATTTCCATCCCGATGGCCGAGTGGATGACCAAATTGTTCGGAAACTCTTTCCCATTGCAGAGGAAAAACAATTTTTAAGCGAAGGGAAGTTAAATCAAAATCCAACTTATAGAACAGCATTAGGAAAGTTATATACAATGGTATGTGCTGATTCTTGGTTTCCGGAGGTGTACCAAGAACTAACAAAAACTGAAGCTGAAATTTTGGTAGTCCCTTCTTTTGTCGCCCCTAAAGATGTATGGTCGGAGAAATGGAATGGTTACAACGGTTATGCGAATCCAAAAGATATCAATCTCAAAGATATTGGAACCATCACTGAAAAATTGGCTTGGAAAAAATATGCAATGAATGGTCGTCTTAAAAATCCAAATGTCAAATTGGGAATAAATGTTTTTTTTCGCGGAGAGATTTGGGATATGACAGCTTCTGGTGATGCATTTTTACAATTTTTGGGAAAACCGGTGAATAATTTAGTAAAAGAAGAAAAAAACCAAGGCAGGTTGTATGTATTCTATCTCTAG
- a CDS encoding sensor histidine kinase, whose protein sequence is MPSNSPISRIWQNPSAFPHEEVLRELENLLRSNPDFWLKINREGIIVDYKTSRFVNIGDKPELLLGQHISVGLPPYLREITSEALAYLTEKKSLVFWKEYSYGEEPNIRHVEVRFVVLYDGFIMSNHRDITERKRLENAFLESESRFLSMAQNAADSIVIINDEGIIQFFNKTAENTFGYKQEEVIGKNVTIIIPPEYKDKHDGFLRRYKETGETNIIGVGREVFAQRKSGEVFPCELSVGEFKTKTGKMFTGILRDISQRKLQEEELYQYRNHLEDLVESQTMDLKMSKNIAEEASYMKSLFLANISHELKTPIHAILSYAELGAEKSASVTPEKIKEYFQIIDSSGKRLLSLLDNLLDIAKLESGKMRYLFEKNCLKETTKFVINEMRAILEKRGITVVLLDKEERWEAEFDYERIQQVIRNIISNALKFIPNDTNIEISLIKREFIPRKSQSYVRGIGIQIRDFGPGIPPEDLDKIFEKFIQSKQVKAGTKGTGLGLSISREIVNDHNGLLYAENHEDKGAVFTMIIPCSREGIR, encoded by the coding sequence ATGCCCTCTAATTCTCCCATATCACGTATTTGGCAAAACCCGTCTGCCTTCCCTCACGAAGAGGTGCTTCGAGAATTAGAAAATTTACTCAGATCAAATCCAGACTTTTGGTTAAAAATCAACCGAGAAGGGATCATTGTAGATTATAAAACTTCTCGGTTCGTGAACATAGGTGACAAACCAGAACTTCTACTTGGCCAACATATCAGTGTTGGATTACCACCTTATTTAAGAGAGATTACTTCAGAAGCACTCGCATACCTTACTGAGAAAAAAAGTTTGGTGTTTTGGAAAGAGTATTCTTATGGAGAGGAACCAAACATTCGTCATGTGGAAGTTCGATTTGTGGTTTTGTATGATGGTTTTATCATGTCCAACCATCGTGATATCACTGAAAGAAAACGATTGGAGAACGCTTTTTTAGAAAGTGAATCCAGGTTTCTTTCCATGGCACAAAATGCAGCCGATTCCATTGTAATCATCAATGACGAAGGGATCATTCAGTTTTTTAATAAAACAGCAGAAAATACATTTGGTTACAAACAAGAAGAAGTTATTGGAAAAAATGTAACCATCATCATTCCTCCTGAATACAAAGACAAACACGACGGATTTTTACGACGATATAAAGAAACTGGAGAAACTAATATCATTGGCGTGGGTAGGGAAGTGTTCGCACAACGGAAATCAGGTGAAGTGTTTCCATGTGAACTTTCCGTTGGTGAATTTAAAACCAAAACGGGAAAAATGTTTACTGGAATTCTCAGAGACATTAGCCAAAGGAAACTGCAAGAAGAAGAACTTTATCAATATAGAAACCATTTAGAGGACTTGGTAGAAAGCCAAACTATGGACTTAAAGATGTCCAAAAATATTGCTGAAGAAGCATCTTATATGAAGTCTCTTTTTCTTGCGAATATTTCCCATGAGTTAAAAACACCAATTCATGCCATTTTAAGTTATGCAGAACTTGGAGCAGAAAAGTCAGCAAGTGTAACACCAGAAAAAATAAAGGAATACTTTCAAATCATTGATTCTTCGGGCAAACGACTACTTTCTCTTTTGGATAACTTACTTGATATTGCCAAACTTGAATCAGGAAAGATGCGATACCTGTTCGAAAAGAACTGTTTAAAAGAAACTACTAAGTTTGTGATCAATGAAATGCGAGCGATTTTGGAAAAAAGAGGGATCACAGTTGTTTTACTTGATAAGGAAGAACGTTGGGAAGCGGAATTCGATTATGAGCGTATCCAACAAGTGATCAGAAATATCATCTCTAATGCATTAAAATTCATCCCAAATGACACTAATATAGAGATCAGTTTGATAAAAAGAGAATTTATTCCTAGAAAATCTCAGTCCTATGTCAGAGGGATTGGCATACAAATTAGAGATTTTGGTCCTGGAATCCCACCAGAGGATCTTGATAAAATTTTTGAAAAGTTCATCCAATCGAAACAAGTGAAAGCAGGAACAAAAGGAACAGGACTCGGTTTGTCAATTTCAAGAGAAATCGTCAACGATCATAATGGCCTTTTGTACGCAGAAAATCATGAAGATAAGGGAGCAGTATTTACAATGATAATACCATGTTCCCGTGAGGGAATTCGATGA
- the coaD gene encoding pantetheine-phosphate adenylyltransferase, whose amino-acid sequence MKNIAVYPGSFDPFTNGHLDIIRRAHPLFEEIIIAVAINSKKTSLFSPEERVEMISKVFRGWDKIKIDSFEGLTVDYCKEKNSRVILRGLRAVTDFDYEYAISLMNKKLAPEIETYFLMADNEYSFVSSTIVKEVARHGRAVSNQVPDIVGEALVKKFSV is encoded by the coding sequence ATGAAAAATATCGCCGTATACCCAGGTTCATTTGATCCATTTACGAATGGGCATTTAGATATCATACGGCGAGCGCACCCACTCTTTGAAGAGATCATCATCGCTGTTGCCATCAATTCCAAAAAAACATCCCTTTTCTCTCCTGAAGAACGAGTGGAGATGATTTCGAAGGTCTTTCGAGGTTGGGATAAAATCAAAATTGATTCTTTCGAAGGGCTTACAGTCGATTATTGTAAGGAAAAAAATTCACGTGTCATTCTCCGTGGCCTTCGTGCCGTAACTGATTTTGATTATGAATATGCAATTTCTTTGATGAACAAAAAATTAGCACCAGAAATTGAAACTTATTTCTTAATGGCAGACAATGAGTACTCTTTTGTGTCTTCGACAATCGTCAAAGAAGTAGCAAGGCATGGTCGTGCAGTTTCGAACCAAGTACCAGACATAGTTGGGGAAGCACTTGTTAAAAAATTCTCCGTTTGA
- a CDS encoding cation:proton antiporter yields MKTRSSFFYGFTLLVFGCLGYYLLQAGSVLESAKNINITVNEHLDTENFFNRFHHPLALLFLQIIVVCGSARFVGYLFTRKLKQPSVMGEIVAGILLGPSLLGYYFPETMGFLFPPSSLPTLGTLSQIGLVLFMFIIGMELDLSVLKNKAHSAIIISHASIIFPFFLGMILAYYFYTDYAPKDVGFLSFSLFMGIAMSITAFPVLARILQERNLTRTPLGAMVLTCAAADDITAWILLAIIVTISKAGNLNTALFTIGLSFAYILTMIYLVAPFLKRLGSIYISRENLTRTAVALILMILFLSSLTTEVIGIHALFGAFLAGVIMPAEGNLKKLIAEKIEDLAVILFLPIFFVITGLRTKVNLLNDSHLWLVFGLVLLVAVVGKFIGSAFAARVAGSNWEDSLSIGALMNTRGLMELVVLNIGYDLGILSPEIFAVFVLMALVTTLSTGPLLDGIQKFFARTTTTPFSEKPSDSKLRVLVAFAQEKMGKSLVRFAFSLSGNQKKNLELIALHISPNDSLSNEEIRKYRDASFEAIRQTGVNLGIQVQTEYRITDNVTYEIVNFAKIKHSDILLIGAAKPLFSRSYTGGKIKGILNYCPATVGVLIDNGLETIERVAILYKGEKDPILGFAQKLTSLKGMKSNKIKVENLIQPETDLNPYPIALNQITGYSLILIDLNVWEELGFEKMDLLPTSFLLVRFLTT; encoded by the coding sequence ATGAAAACTCGTTCATCTTTTTTTTACGGTTTTACCCTGCTTGTATTTGGATGTTTAGGATATTACTTACTCCAAGCTGGCAGTGTATTAGAATCCGCAAAAAATATTAATATCACAGTAAATGAACACTTAGACACAGAAAATTTTTTCAATCGGTTTCACCACCCATTAGCTCTATTGTTTTTACAAATCATTGTCGTTTGTGGTTCCGCTCGATTTGTAGGGTATCTATTCACTCGAAAATTAAAACAACCTTCCGTGATGGGAGAGATTGTCGCAGGGATTTTACTCGGACCGTCGCTTCTCGGTTATTATTTTCCAGAGACGATGGGATTTTTGTTCCCTCCTTCAAGCCTTCCAACACTCGGAACTTTAAGTCAAATTGGACTCGTTTTATTCATGTTCATCATTGGAATGGAATTGGATCTTTCGGTTCTAAAAAACAAAGCACATTCAGCAATTATCATTAGTCATGCGAGTATTATCTTTCCTTTCTTTTTGGGAATGATTTTGGCATATTATTTTTATACTGACTATGCACCTAAAGATGTAGGTTTTTTATCATTTTCTCTTTTTATGGGCATTGCGATGAGTATCACCGCATTTCCTGTACTTGCTCGTATTTTGCAAGAAAGGAATCTCACACGGACACCACTTGGTGCCATGGTGTTAACCTGTGCTGCTGCAGATGACATTACAGCTTGGATCCTTCTCGCTATCATCGTAACGATTTCTAAAGCAGGGAACCTCAATACTGCACTCTTTACCATTGGGCTTTCCTTTGCTTATATCTTAACGATGATTTATCTTGTAGCTCCGTTTCTCAAACGATTGGGTTCCATTTATATTTCCCGAGAGAACCTGACAAGAACAGCCGTTGCTCTCATTTTGATGATTTTATTTTTATCTTCCCTAACTACCGAAGTGATTGGGATCCATGCTCTCTTTGGAGCCTTTCTTGCAGGTGTGATCATGCCGGCTGAAGGAAATTTAAAAAAACTAATCGCTGAGAAAATTGAAGACCTCGCAGTCATATTATTCCTCCCCATCTTTTTTGTGATCACTGGACTGCGCACAAAGGTGAATCTTCTCAATGATTCCCATTTATGGCTAGTCTTTGGGTTAGTGTTACTTGTGGCTGTCGTGGGAAAATTTATCGGGAGTGCCTTTGCCGCTAGGGTTGCAGGTTCCAATTGGGAAGATTCGTTATCCATCGGCGCTCTGATGAATACTCGTGGCCTAATGGAACTTGTTGTTCTCAATATAGGGTATGATTTAGGAATCCTCAGTCCTGAAATTTTTGCTGTATTTGTGCTTATGGCTCTTGTCACAACCCTTTCCACAGGTCCCCTTCTCGATGGAATCCAAAAGTTTTTTGCAAGGACAACCACTACACCATTCTCAGAAAAACCTTCAGATAGCAAACTACGTGTCCTTGTAGCTTTCGCCCAAGAAAAAATGGGAAAAAGTTTGGTCCGGTTTGCTTTTTCCTTATCTGGTAACCAAAAGAAAAATTTAGAGCTCATCGCTTTGCATATTTCTCCAAATGATTCTTTATCAAATGAAGAAATTCGAAAGTACCGAGATGCAAGTTTTGAAGCCATTCGCCAAACAGGCGTAAATTTAGGAATCCAAGTACAAACGGAATACCGAATCACTGATAATGTCACATATGAAATAGTCAATTTTGCTAAAATCAAACACTCCGACATCCTGCTGATAGGTGCGGCAAAACCATTGTTTTCTCGCAGTTATACGGGAGGAAAAATCAAAGGGATTTTAAACTATTGCCCTGCCACGGTAGGTGTTCTTATCGACAATGGTCTCGAAACCATTGAACGAGTTGCCATTCTTTATAAAGGAGAAAAAGATCCCATCCTCGGTTTTGCTCAGAAACTCACTTCCTTAAAAGGAATGAAATCGAATAAAATCAAAGTGGAAAACCTTATCCAACCGGAAACCGATCTCAATCCTTATCCAATAGCTTTAAACCAAATCACAGGGTATTCTCTGATCCTAATTGATTTGAATGTCTGGGAAGAGTTAGGTTTTGAAAAAATGGACCTTCTCCCTACTTCTTTTCTATTGGTACGTTTTTTAACCACCTAA
- a CDS encoding quinone-dependent dihydroorotate dehydrogenase, whose translation MFYHKLIKPILFHLDPEQAHHLVATFLSLSKKIPFFHKTLSAIFQYHSSRLEQTIQGIRFPNPVGLAAGFDKTTELFPTMIHMGFGFIEVGTITAKAQPGNEKPRLFRFPKAKALVNRMGFNNPGADQAETNLKNQQKLGVRGINAGKSKVTALEDAVSDYVYTLKKLIPYGDYAVINISSPNTPGLRSLQSKQSLIDLIQGIQKEFQNSFPIPLYLKFAPDLTEEELVENLKVCLDFKISGVILTNTTLDKQSLGEESPPEGGLSGGPLFEKSLRFVSLAYKTLQGKIPIIGVGGIDTGEKALQMMEAGANLIQIYTGYIYEGPFLPYQICSYLDKVVKDRGFQSISQLVGSGNRI comes from the coding sequence TTGTTTTACCACAAACTGATCAAACCCATATTATTCCATTTAGATCCTGAACAAGCACACCATTTAGTCGCTACCTTTCTTTCTTTGTCTAAAAAAATTCCCTTTTTCCACAAAACACTTTCTGCTATCTTTCAGTATCATTCCAGTCGATTGGAACAAACCATTCAGGGGATTCGATTTCCAAATCCGGTGGGACTTGCAGCTGGTTTTGATAAAACAACCGAGCTATTTCCTACCATGATCCATATGGGATTTGGATTTATTGAAGTCGGAACGATCACAGCCAAAGCACAACCAGGAAACGAAAAACCAAGACTCTTTCGTTTTCCAAAAGCCAAAGCACTGGTAAACCGAATGGGTTTCAATAATCCAGGTGCAGACCAAGCCGAAACCAATTTAAAAAACCAACAAAAGTTGGGAGTGAGAGGGATCAATGCTGGTAAATCCAAAGTCACAGCCTTGGAAGACGCAGTCAGTGATTATGTATACACTTTAAAAAAACTAATTCCTTACGGTGATTATGCGGTGATCAATATCAGTTCACCCAACACCCCTGGTTTACGTTCTCTACAATCCAAACAGAGTTTGATCGATCTCATCCAAGGCATCCAAAAGGAATTCCAAAACTCGTTTCCCATTCCATTGTATTTAAAATTTGCTCCTGACTTAACGGAAGAAGAACTCGTTGAAAATCTCAAAGTTTGTTTGGATTTCAAAATTAGTGGAGTGATTCTTACCAATACTACACTCGACAAACAAAGCCTAGGTGAAGAAAGTCCTCCAGAAGGTGGATTATCTGGTGGACCACTATTCGAAAAATCACTTCGTTTTGTTTCCCTTGCTTACAAAACCTTACAAGGAAAAATTCCGATCATCGGAGTTGGTGGAATTGATACGGGAGAAAAAGCCTTACAAATGATGGAAGCTGGTGCCAACCTAATCCAAATTTATACTGGTTATATCTATGAAGGCCCCTTTTTACCCTATCAAATTTGTTCTTACTTAGACAAAGTGGTGAAAGACCGAGGATTCCAATCGATCAGCCAACTGGTTGGTTCGGGTAATCGAATATGA
- a CDS encoding FAD-dependent oxidoreductase, whose product MKKTGMYRDYKSYQPGEVIQVDVVVIGSGCGGSTMAYELSKKGIKVALLEQGGNYHTGTFDNNELNMAGKVSAERNFHTTSDGGINLVYGNNLGGASVHYWADSYRTPEDRLLLWNRKYGIENHLPEDLNPYWSELESDLHVSPATEEYFNPMNRLFRNASQRLGWEGHAVPQARKNCQKSGHCMQGCLFGAKQSQLITHIPSAVRLGTDVYTDLRAERLEIVGNQVKGLVAVVIDRRTLKPTQTKLRFQSKAVCVSAGGFGSSKFLLKNGLKKRLPALGEFLAINPSPMVHALYEESIVQWRNIPAAYGVEGFRLAKFQNGSYKEGGYMLMPNQLQPATLAALLPSFGKDHFRYMKQLEHLGGTIGWIDDVEGELGSIQVDLFGKTKINYPFGKTTKQIFSDLTYKQMKLNFEAGAKEVFLAGMKLRKFTKLPKKEEIDALAWKSAEFPMAAPHPAGGCRMGKSSETSVVNSKHQVHGFQNLFVADSSVFPTGVSVDPSFTIMAFSKKASEFVADVM is encoded by the coding sequence ATGAAAAAAACAGGAATGTATCGAGATTACAAAAGTTACCAACCAGGGGAAGTGATCCAAGTGGATGTTGTTGTGATTGGTTCCGGTTGTGGTGGGTCAACCATGGCATATGAACTATCCAAAAAGGGAATTAAGGTCGCATTACTCGAACAAGGTGGTAATTATCATACAGGCACCTTTGATAATAATGAATTGAACATGGCAGGGAAAGTTTCTGCAGAAAGGAATTTTCATACAACCAGTGATGGTGGGATCAACCTGGTATACGGTAACAATTTAGGAGGAGCCTCCGTGCACTACTGGGCAGATAGTTACCGTACTCCTGAAGACAGGCTACTTTTGTGGAATCGAAAGTATGGTATCGAAAACCACCTTCCTGAAGATCTAAACCCATATTGGAGTGAATTGGAATCTGACTTACATGTATCTCCTGCCACGGAAGAATACTTCAATCCGATGAATCGGTTGTTTCGGAACGCATCACAACGATTAGGTTGGGAAGGACATGCTGTCCCACAAGCCAGGAAAAATTGCCAAAAATCTGGCCACTGTATGCAAGGTTGTCTTTTCGGTGCTAAACAATCCCAACTCATCACTCATATCCCTAGTGCTGTTCGGCTTGGAACCGATGTTTACACTGATCTAAGAGCGGAGCGGTTGGAAATTGTGGGAAACCAAGTGAAAGGACTTGTGGCTGTGGTCATCGATAGACGAACTTTAAAACCAACCCAAACCAAACTTCGTTTCCAATCCAAAGCGGTTTGTGTTTCGGCGGGAGGGTTTGGGAGTAGTAAATTTTTATTAAAGAATGGTTTGAAAAAAAGACTACCGGCGCTCGGTGAATTTTTGGCAATCAACCCATCCCCCATGGTACATGCGTTATATGAAGAGTCGATAGTTCAGTGGCGGAATATCCCTGCTGCCTATGGAGTTGAAGGGTTTCGGTTGGCCAAGTTCCAAAATGGTTCGTACAAAGAAGGAGGGTATATGCTCATGCCAAACCAATTACAACCAGCCACCCTTGCTGCTCTCTTACCAAGTTTCGGAAAAGATCACTTTCGTTATATGAAACAATTGGAACATTTGGGTGGAACCATCGGTTGGATTGATGATGTAGAGGGAGAACTTGGTTCGATACAAGTGGATTTGTTTGGAAAAACAAAGATAAATTATCCATTTGGAAAGACCACCAAACAAATATTCAGCGATCTTACCTACAAACAGATGAAATTAAATTTTGAAGCAGGTGCCAAAGAAGTTTTCCTTGCTGGTATGAAACTACGCAAATTCACAAAATTACCAAAAAAAGAAGAGATTGATGCCCTTGCATGGAAGTCAGCTGAGTTTCCAATGGCAGCCCCACACCCAGCAGGAGGTTGTAGGATGGGAAAATCGAGCGAAACTTCAGTTGTGAATTCCAAACACCAAGTCCATGGGTTTCAAAATTTGTTTGTGGCTGATTCCTCAGTGTTTCCTACAGGTGTCAGCGTGGATCCCAGTTTTACCATTATGGCATTTAGTAAAAAGGCATCCGAGTTTGTAGCAGACGTTATGTGA